One Triticum dicoccoides isolate Atlit2015 ecotype Zavitan chromosome 3B, WEW_v2.0, whole genome shotgun sequence genomic window, tttattccgagctactgcgctgatccgtatgtggtccttactcactccaacGGAGgctagggagcgtttggttactagaTCTGtctggtgggagatggtagcgtgggatatcttcaaccggtttggatggcggtcatgtaataggataggcgattagtttacctatctttcttatgccagccggttgtgccTTTTGGGCCTTTTGTTTTTGGCATTGTGGCTCTTTGTGAGCTAGCCATTTTTTAGactttaagaccttgttgaactactttatttttatataaatgtggccgtatgcatcattctgatgcagaggccggggagtccccccttttcgaaaaaaggtGTCTCTCTTCAGCACACCATTTTGTTTTAAATCGTGAAAAGGCCAGTCGGCTGAGTTACCTGCACACACACATAATTTGCTGCATCATCACATACTTCTAGCATCCAGTCAGAATAAAATGATGTGttcatcagagagagagagagagagagagagagagagagagagagagagagagagagagagagagagggtgaacctGGTTGGGTGGAGATGGCATTCTCGGCTGGAAGGCGCCGTGGGCGGAGCAATGGCCACTATCTGGGGTGAGGTGGCATGGCGCGGTGACAAGCAAGGAGGCGACCTTTTATCTGTACAGGGAGATTGTGGAGTGAAATATTAATAGCTGGAAATGTAAATTATATAACTGAACTTACTATAATGGACACACCACCGAGATCCCTGTGGTTACTTACAACAACATTCCACCATTTTCTTGCCATGGAATGAACCAAGTGTTCTGCATACTGCAATAGCCAATTAAATCTTCAGAATGGTTACAAATATAGTAATAAGTCGTCCAATCATGAACCTTAAATCTCTTCAAATATGCAACGCAGGTATAACTGTATAAGTCAACATCAGAAAAAAGTTAGAGACTAATAGCAGCATCAGAATCACTGGTTAATCCAGGGATGACAACTAAAAGGGGTGTCCAAGAATCTTTTGAAATGATCCCATCTACAACTGCCAAGCTAAAAATGCCACACACCACCATATCTGATATATAGATTAGAAAAGAAAGGGGATGAAGATCTGCCGTACCTGGGAACATGTAGAGGCAGGGAGCTTGAGTTCCTACCTGGTGCGTGACTGGTGGCGAATGGATGGGGCACCAGAGGCGGACGGCGGCCAGAAACAACGGTCCACCGGAGTGGCGGTCCTCGAGTTGGCGCGCGGTCCGGCACTCCACCTGCCGATGGCGACAACTCTGGGCGGAGCAGATGTGTGAGCAGCAGTCGCGGCTCCTCCAAATATGGTGACGTGATGGAGAAGTGTGGCAGGGGGTGGATCGACCTCGTCCAGGTGGAGGTCGTCCTTGACTTCATCGGGATGAGATCTGACGGGGCCGTCCGCGTCCGCCTTCTAACTCTTGTCGCTGCCTTGCCGTCAGGACCGTGGGGAAGAGCAGCACCACACCTGGGCGCTGGTGGTGGCAGCGGCGGCTGTGGGGAGGGCAACGGTGGGGCTGGCGGCGGCAGACGAGGGAAATGGAGAGGGAGAGGAATCGGGGATGGGGACTGGGGGCTGCGCCGCTGGCCAATTTCTTTCTCTCTTTCTTCTCGGCGAAGGGAACCTTTTTGTCTCGTACCGTTGCCGACATGGACATCGCGAGCGCTCGCCTTTGATGTGCAGCTGAATGGTTTTTGTCTCGTACCGTTGCAGACGTGGACATCGCGAGCGCTCGCCCTTGATGCACAGCTGAATGGTTTTAATAGGGCCTGTGGAGCCAAGAAAAACAGAGTAAGAAACTCAGAAAGAATAGTTGTGCCTGGAGTTAATTGCATGTTGGTACCACACTTGCACACCTACTCACGAGTCAGTACCACTACTCAAAAGTTTTGCAATTCAGTACCAACTCAGGGCCTAAGTGGTGCATATTGGGCTAAGGAGCGTATAAATGCGTATTGACCACGTATCCGACTGGTTGGACCCGCATGTCAGGTGACACGCTGACCGAATCGGCGCGTGGACGGGTCGCTGACTAGGAAAAGTCGGACCTAAAGGGCTAGGTTGAACCGAGCCGCCGTTTTGAACCCCAACTCtcgttcccctctccctctcttcccCGTGCTCCTCTCTGGCAATGGTGACGGCAATTCCGGGCAGCGGCGTTGTAGGCGGCAGCTTGAGCAGCGATGGCGGTGTGGGCGGGTACAGAGATCTTCCTGGCCTCGGGGCCAATGCGCACCGAGGATTGGCCGAGGGCGACGGTGATAGTTTGTCGTACTACTCCAGCGGCGGCGAGGAAGAAATGGAGGAGGCCCCGCTGACCATGGAGAAGCGCCTGCGGATGGCAGAGATCTGGGTCGCCAACCCTTTCATGAGCCATCACTGGACCCATGGATGTGGTGGAGTGATGTAAgttctcctccctctcctctgttctttcttCGAATTTGGGGGCTAAGGTTAGTGTTGGGTTAGTGGTACTAAAAATTTCCAAATTTGCTGCCTTGTAGTGTGGATGATGCTATATGGGATGTTAGGATTCACTTTGATGCCCTACATAATTTGGATAGGAAGATTTGCAATTCTGATGTCACTTTTCTGAATCTGTATGCACTATTGCATACACAAGGATTTACATTCTCTGATGAATTGTATCACATGGAGAACACATGCATAGGAGAGCAGAGAGAGCATGGCCTAGACTTGATTGACACAAACATTAAATTGCAGCAAGTTAAGAAGCAACATGAATATACATTAGTTCTGAATCTCTTAGTTAGAGCAATAGCCACTGACAGTGCTGCTAGTGTGAGAAATGCTGAACTGCAAACCATTATTTATGCACCACCAGTTGTTTATGATCTCACTGAGCCAGATGTGCTTGTTGTTGATGACCAAGGGGTTGTTTTTCATAGTCAGTGCAGTAGCAGTACCAATGTTGAAGATGGTGGTTTTTGCACAGAAGAGAGGAAAAACCTAggtaaacaaaagctgaaagctgtgATGgaggatgaagttttgttggaggaGGGATATTATAGTAGTGATAATTCAGAAGGGGCATATGACAGTGACAACTACATGGAGAAGTACATGATTTCTCAATACACAGAGATAATAGATGGAAAGAGACAAGCAGATGAGGAACAACTAGCAGATGATGAAGATGGATATTCAGATGATAATTCAGAAGAGGGGGAACAACTGCATTATGAGGGTGACACTGAGGTTGAGGATCTGTTTGAGATGGAGGAGAGGGAGGAGTAAGAGAGGGGGGATGAAGAGATGGAGGAGAGTGTGAATGTGGAGTTAGCTCCACAGTTGCAGGTAGAACCTCCAAAGAAGAGGCAGAAGCTGAAAATTAGTAGGTGCCCCACCACTAGAACACATTCTAGTGTTGTAAAGGAGGTGAAGCCAGATTTCACTCCTTCATCATATGAAGAAGAAACTGGTTGGCTGCAGGATAGTGAAGATGATGGGCATGAGCCACTGCAATTTGTCCTAAAGAAAAGCAAGAAGAGTAGGGCACATAAAAGAAAACCTAGGATATGGTTCAATGAGAAAATGGAGCACCCACACCAGCAATTATGTAAGTACATGTGCTTCACAAATCAGCAGCAATTCAGAGATGTTTTGTTGAGCTTGCACATTTCATAGTCAAGAGATTTCAGATATCATAGAAACTCTGACCAAAGGATCATTGCATGTTGCAAAAATGAGCACTGTCAGTTCTACATTATTGCTGCTGTGATCAAAGGTGAAAAGACTTTTGCTATAAATAAATGAACCTGCAGCACACTTTCCCTACCACTATAGAGTCATCAAGGGTTAGTGCAAAGTGGCTTGCAAAGACATATGAGTCATTGTTCAGGTCTGATCCAACCACTAGCATACAAACTCTGATTGATGCCTGCAATGAGAAGTATGGTGTTGAGGTTCCTAAGCACATGGCCTATAGTGCCAAAAACCTTGCTGTGGAAGCTGTCTTAGGAGAGCATAAGAAGCAGTATCCCAGGCTAAGGGACTATGCAGCAACCATCATGCAGACAAACCCTGGAAGTAGGGTTGTAGTTACAACTCTAGTTCCTAAAGCAACAAAAAAAGTACCACATCCAGGGCCAAGGTTTCATGCAATGTTTTTCTGCTTAAATGGAGCAAGGGAGGGATTTCTCAATGGATGCAGACCTTTCATTGGTTAGTTAGTTGTTTCTTTGCTTTATTTACTCTAACATTTTTGCTTTAGTTTATTTGCTATGTACTGACTTAAttggttgtttctttttgcaaaacaGGTGTTGATGGATGCTTTATTAAGCTGACCACAGGTGCACAGATCCTTGCTGCCACTGGCAGAGATGGCAATAACAACATTTTTCCAATTGCATTTGCCATTGTTGGTCAGGAGGCTACAACTAATTGGTGCTGGTTTCTGCACCAACTGAAGATATGTCTAGGATGAGAAGCTGGCCAATTTGGTCCTTATACTATCATGTCAGATAGACACATGGTAAGTACATAGTTTGCCGTGTGATTTTAGTAGCATAGTTTGTTGTCTATCTTCAACTATATATGTAGTCAGTAGCTTAGTCTGCTGTGTAATTTCAACAGGGCGTACTCAATGCAGTGAATATAGTATTTCCAAACTGCCACCAGAGATATTGTCTTAGACACTTGTATGCAAATTTCCAAAATGCTGGTtttaggggggggggggaagatcTAAAGAAATGCATGGATAATGCCAGCTATGCTTATAATGTACATAAGTTTAATATTGCTATGAATGATTTGAAAAATGAGTGTGAGGCTACTTGGATCTGGCTTAATGCAATTCCTCATAAAACATGGGCTAGGCATGCTTTTGACACTAACTGCAAGACAGATTTGGTTGTTAACAACCTATCTGAGGTGTTCAACAAGTATATCCTTGATTTTAGGAAAAAGCCTATTAGGACTATGGTTGATGGTATTAAGGACAAGAAAATGGAGAGGTGGCATAGGAATAGAGAGAGAGGAAAGGAAGCTTTCTGGGAGATCACACCACATTATGCTGAGAAGCTAGAGCTGGAAAAGGAGAGGGCCAGATACTGCAAACCCATTCAAGCTGGTGTTAATTTATGGCAAGTGACCAGTGGGCAGCAAACACAGTGAACTTGGATAATCATACAGGTGGTCGCAAAAAATGGGACCTGGGTGGCATACCATGCAACCATGCAATTTCAGCAATTAACAAGGCCAAGAGGTTTCCAGAGGACTTTGTTTGTAAATTCTTCAAAAAACCATTTTATGTGGCAGCATATGAACCTATGATCTTTCCCGTTCCTGGTGAACATGACTGGATAAGGACACCTGGACCAGACATAGAGCCAGCAGAATTTCATGTTAGGagaggaagaaagaaagagaagaggatCAAGGGCAAGTTTGAAGTACCAAAGCCAAAGGACAACAGTAGAATGGCCACAATAACATGCTCTAACTGTGGTCTCCAAGGCCATAGATACACCAACTGCCTGAAACAATTGAAACCAGATTTGGCAATGAGGAAAAACAAGCATGTGGTAATAACAATCTCAATGCTTTTGTATTACTTGATTAGTGCATTTGTTAATACTTTTATGTTGACTACTAATACCAATCTCACTTCTTATTGCAAGACACCTGCAGGATCGCAGCAGCAGGCTCCACCTGCAAGATCACAGCAGCAACCTACATCTGCAAGATCACAGCAGCAGCCTCCATCTGCAAGATCACAGCCTCCACCTACAAGATCTGGTGCAAGGTCTGGTGCAAGGTCTGGTGCAAGAACTGGTGCAAGATCTGCTGCAAGGTCACAGCCATCAACTAGTGGTGCAAGCCATCCACTGCTCCAAGATATGCAACTCCTTCTACATCTTCTGCACCAAGAAGTCACACTGGCTGGATGACCTGGTTTGGTGCCAGTGGTAACAATTGAGTGTCATGAGCTATTGTTTCTCAAAACAATGTAATGTTCAATGTTTTGTGTCCTGAACCATGGCTGGATGCTTAGGTTTGACTGTACTGAACCAACAAGTCAAACTGGTTGGATGATTATGTTGGATGATTATGTTTGAGTGTACTGGATTGCTATCAACTATTGGCAATGTTATGCTATTGGCAATGTTATGCTATCAACTATCTTACCTGAGTTAATTTTTAATGCTATCAATTTGGCAATGTTAAGGTTTGATGATGAGATTTGATGATTAGTGTTATTGGCAATGTTAAGGTTTGATGATGAGCTTTGATGATTAACCACTATCGGTTAGGGGGTTCTCTCCATCGACGGAGCCTAAATGACTAACCAGTATGGGTTAGGGGGTTCTCGACGTCGACGGAGCCTAAATGACTAACCACTATGGGTTAGGGGATTCTCTCCGTCGGCGGAGCCTAAATGACTAACCACTATGGGTTAGGGGGTTCTCTCCGTCAATAGAGCCTAAATGACTAACCACTATGGGTTAGGGGGTTCTCTCTGTCGACGGAGCCTAAATGACTAACCACTATGGCTTNNNNNNNNNNNNNNNNNNNNNNNNNNNNNNNNNNNNNNNNNNNNNNNNNNNNNNNNNNNNNNNNNNNNNNNNNNNNNNNNNNNNNNNNNNNNNNNNNNNNNNNNNNNNNNNNNNNNNNNNNNNNNNNNNNNNNNNNNNNNNNNNNNNNNNNNNNNNNNNNNNNNNNNNNNNNNNNNNNNNNNNNNNNNNNNNNNNNNNNNNNNNNNNNNNNNNNNNNNNNNNNNNNNNNNNNNNNNNNNNNNNNNNNNNNNNNNNNNNNNNNNNNNNNNNNNNNNNNNNNNNNNNNNNNNNNNNNNNNNNNNNNNNNNNNNNNNNNNNNNNNNNNNNNNNNNNNNNNNNNNNNNNNNNNNNNNNNNNNNNNNNNNNNNNNNNNNNNNNNNNNNNNNNNNNNNNNNNNNNNNNNNNNNNNNNNNNNNNNNNNNNNNNNNNNNNNNNNNNNNNNNNNNNNNNNNNNNNNNNNNNNNNNNNNNNNNNNNNNNNNNNNNNNNNNNNNNATGGGTTAGGGGGTTCTCTCCATCGACGGATCTTAAATGACTAACCACTATGGGTTAGGGGGTTCTCTCCGTCGACGGAGCCTAAATGACTAACCACTATGGGTTAGGGGGTTCTCTCCGTCGACGGAGCCCAAATGACTAACCACTATGGCTTAGGGGGTTCTCGACATCGACAGAGCCTAAATGACTAACCACTATGGGTTACGAGGTTCTCGACGTCGACAGAGCCTAAATGACTAACCACTATGGCTTAGGGGGTTCTATCCGTCGACGGAGCCCAAAAGAGTAGACTAACCACTATGACAACAACTTAAAACATGACAAGCAACTCAAATCATAAAGGATAGCTTGATGCAACCTTCTT contains:
- the LOC119277366 gene encoding uncharacterized protein LOC119277366 — its product is MKSRTTSTWTRSIHPLPHFSITSPYLEEPRLLLTHLLRPELSPSAGGVPDRAPTRGPPLRWTVVSGRRPPLVPHPFATSHAPVCRTLGSFHGKKMVECCYKRSPPCLSPRHATSPQIVAIAPPTAPSSRECHLHPTR